The window TGTAAGTGTAAGGACCAATTTTACTTATTAGCTCGATTTAAGTGACTTATCTTTCTAACACTAATTAACGAcgttttttcatttatctttattgttttcaatttatatatgaCATTTTGACACACATTCAAATTGTGACTAGGTTTGGTATATTTATTGTAAACAATTTATATATGGCCTTTTGACACACATTCAAATTGTGACTAGGTTTGGTATATTTATTGTAAACTTGTACGAATCtacattttttcaattagcCTAACTCAGTTGTCAAATCATAGTTTTTGGCCaatttcctttatttatttattattaacaaaaataattttgaattatttcatATGTGTGATTGGGCAagactaaaaaaaaacaaaagtacaaCTCAAGATGAATTCGAGTATTacttgatttatttaaatgtgTTATGGCTTTGTACTTATACCATGTGACTATATTCAAAACAACATAGATAAAAAGTTTTATTCATAATTAAAGCACTtaaagtgaattttttttattctacgAGACCTTATGACAATTACTTTTCCATATTCTAACaatgtttatattttcaatgGACGTATCAAGAAAGTTACGACCTAAAATTTAGGGACTAACTTGTTATTACGTTAAAGTGTAGAgaccaaaatgatatttttaatttttaatgcataatttaaaaagttgtgaTGGATTcgtttgtttatttgtttttaaatgtcgTCGTCCTCGTGACACTTAAGAGTGGAAAAATCTGAGACGAGTGTTTCGTTAGGAGCTTCTTCTACCACCAGCAAGTCCttccagaaaagaaaaaaaatatccataGCCATACCTCCACAACCAAGCTCTTCGCCTATCAATTTCTTCCATCCCCCATCTTCCATTTCTCCTTCCCTCATCCTCCAAATCCAATCCCCCACTACACACATGGcctcaattttcttctcacCTTCTCTTTCCTCTGCTTCCCCTCTCTCAACGCCTTCCTTTCAACCTCGCTCCCACCTCCACTTACAACCCcggtttgtttctttcttctttttcatttctttttccttcaatttttttccatgATTTTCCACCCTTTtgcttccttttttatttattgcatTGTAATGGTGTTTAATTTATACGCATCGACTTAAGTAACGATTCTGTTGctaattagggtttttttttgttgtatttcaGTTCGTGTCGATTTGGTGTTAGATGTAGTTATGTGGACGCGGGAGTGAGGGATGATTATGCGCCAAATACTATAGATGTTGTTGCGGATGTTAAGAGTGAGAAGGTATATATGCTCTGTGATTGATGCATGCATTTGGTTTTTACTGTTTTGGTGATTAGTGTTGTTCgattatttatcatttatctGTTTTTGTGGCTTATCTTAGTAGGTTGTGGTTTTAGGAGGTAGCGGGTTTGTTGGTTCTGCTATATGTAAGGCGGCAATATCCAAGGGGATCGAAGTGGTTAGTGTGAGCAGGTATGGTAAATGATTTggtgttattttatttgattgggTTATATGTGTTGTTTCACGTGAACATCATGTTGTGCAGGTCAGGGCGTCCAAGTAATACAAGTTCATGGGTTGATCAAGTTACTTGGGTTCCAGGCAAGTTTCTTTGGCGTGTTAACGCGCATTGGGATTCTTTTATTGCTGTTTCCCGATCTGAAGAATTTAGGCAGTGGATATAATGTAGATATAGAATTGTCTTGGATGAAAAGATGGAATAACTGGTGCATCAAAGACAAAGGCTTTTTTATGTCTGGAGATTGtcgaaaaaggaaaagttcaAGTGGAAATCTCATGTTAACGATGATAACATTCTGATCTCAAACTTATGCATCTTTTGGatatcaaagaaagaaatagggGACTTTCCTGACTTAACAAAGCATAAGATCAAATGAGATTCAAAAGAATTCCCTTAAGCTCTTCTCTggggaaaagaataaaaactaTGCATAAAGTCTATCAATTAGAAATGTGAGACAAGCTCAACCTCATGTTGTAATAAACTGTCAAAGGTTAAAGGAATTGCTTTGTTGGAAATCAACCAAATTTCGTTTTGCCTGAACTTGCTAATTGGagttaaaagatatttttagcTCAGAAATAATTGGCACACTGCCATGAACATTGTAGATGGAAACTCAACCTCGTGAGCATTGTAGATGGAAACTGTTCTTTGGGAATGGCCATAGCTGAATGTAATTTGCTCTCCATATTCATTTGATGTACTGTGTACACTTTTATTGATCTTTCTATGCTGTTGGGCGTGAGTCAGTGGGCTATTCACGAGGATGGTTTGAtacattttagaaagaaataaggGAATTTCCCATTTACACGTCCTGCCTCTCTCTCCAcctgatttttcttttatgttgtTTGTTGTCGTTGGTGTGTTTATCACATGTGGTATTCCGGGTGGATTTAGGAAGACATGTAATTTCTGGTATTCACAGTATGGAAATAGGAACTTTGTAGAATCTTGTTCCTGATTGTTATGATATACTCTATTCacttccttaaaaaaaaaaaccttcccCCTACGTACACAAGGGTATTAAGGATGCGTTTTGCATTATTCAGGAGATGTTTTCTACCTCAACTGGGACGACGTACTTGTTGGGGCTACGGCAGTGGTCTCAACAATTGGAGGTTTTGGCAGTGAGGAGCAGATGAAAAGAATTAATGGTGATGCCAATATTGCGGCTGTCAATGCAGCATATGATTTTGGTAAGCTATTTTTGGATTGCATATTTTGATGGGTAACTATCTGTCAATAAGCTTTGTAAACTTAGCTCCAATTCGCACTAGTCTGTAAACCCTGCAGTTGAAGCTATTTGGACAGTTCAATTTTTGTGATTCTTTGATGGAGGGTTCATCGTTTGCTGCACTGTTCTGaacattcttttctttggtAGGGATTCCCAAATTCGTCTTAATATCAGTCCATGATTACAATCTGCCTTCATTTCTACTCTCATCTTCATACTTCACTGGAAAGAGGCAAGCAGAGTCTGAGGTCCTCTCCAAATTTCCAAGATCTGGTAATTTCCTACATGTCTTGCAATTTTTATAAGGACCGAAATTTGGGGccattatttttgttcattaacCAAACGGGTGGTAGagtagaaaaattatttcacttaaaaaaaatctttatcaTCAGTCAAACTTCACAGGCATATTCTATTCACTCTGATccttatttttcattgatttgcAGGCGTTGTACTTAGACCCGCTTTCATTTATGGAAAAAGAAGGGTGGATGGTTTTGAGATTCCCTTGGATTTGGTTGGAGAACCAGTGGAAAAGTTTCTGTCTGTCTTTGGAAACTTCATCAAACCTTTAAGTTCCGTTCCTGCTTCCGACATTTTTCTTGCTCCCCCCGTCAGTGTGGACGATTTAGCACTTGCTACCATCAATGCAATCACGGACGACGATGTTTTTGGTGTTTTCACAATTGAACAGATCAAGGAAGCTGCAGCAAAAGTGAGAGCGTGACATAATCATCTCTCAGTCTCTGCTGAACAAACACAGCATCTCTCATGGTTTGGGCAATATCATAATGAAAATTAGCTTCTTTAGTCATAGTTATCCGATGACCGACCTATTTTATATTACACTCAAAACGTTCTTCTCTATTGCTAtagtttcatatattgaaatatatcTTACCAAAATTATATGCTTtagtattatatattatctCTTACAGGGCTCGTGAACATACAGAAATGTGGACTGGAATTTTTCCAAAGGATGGTTGGATGAATCGAACATCTTATCTTAATACTGTTTAGGTAAAAACATTGATTCTCTGTTTTTTACATCCTCCATGGGTTTCATCACCTATCTCGTCGTTTCTGGATGAAGTAAAGAAATATGTAGTGTAGACTATGTTTAAATTATTCCGCCTTACTTGGTGCTAATCGTGAAACATATAAAACTGTTgttaactaaataattatgtgaaatatatattgagtTGAAAATGATTATATTAGAAGTTATACTTGTAAAAAATGAggtgtttttgaaatttctgaTTGTTTTGTTTCGATACTACGgttttcacctttttttttcctttcaatgaAACACttgaattcttaaatttttgtgGAAAAAAGTTGGATGCAAATGGCATAGTTGGTCGGTACAATTCAGATTCAAATGAGCACTGCAGAGAGGCAACAATATGGCGATTG of the Cucumis sativus cultivar 9930 chromosome 3, Cucumber_9930_V3, whole genome shotgun sequence genome contains:
- the LOC101213256 gene encoding uncharacterized protein At1g32220, chloroplastic, whose protein sequence is MASIFFSPSLSSASPLSTPSFQPRSHLHLQPRSCRFGVRCSYVDAGVRDDYAPNTIDVVADVKSEKVVVLGGSGFVGSAICKAAISKGIEVVSVSRSGRPSNTSSWVDQVTWVPGDVFYLNWDDVLVGATAVVSTIGGFGSEEQMKRINGDANIAAVNAAYDFGIPKFVLISVHDYNLPSFLLSSSYFTGKRQAESEVLSKFPRSGVVLRPAFIYGKRRVDGFEIPLDLVGEPVEKFLSVFGNFIKPLSSVPASDIFLAPPVSVDDLALATINAITDDDVFGVFTIEQIKEAAAKVRA